In Numida meleagris isolate 19003 breed g44 Domestic line chromosome 3, NumMel1.0, whole genome shotgun sequence, the following are encoded in one genomic region:
- the BORCS6 gene encoding LOW QUALITY PROTEIN: BLOC-1-related complex subunit 6 (The sequence of the model RefSeq protein was modified relative to this genomic sequence to represent the inferred CDS: deleted 2 bases in 2 codons; substituted 1 base at 1 genomic stop codon), protein MVARSDRLLGEHGGGVRRATSSALCCYTGWARLLPPSRQSPCEDGGSGVPLRRAPPISANRRPLWPRPDQSEATQTLVAPPASAGRPIREDTNNGHAPVSXSRARSAKRTDGTGASPAEHRRPIPRSASSIGHAPSRRAANRRGRKQAAKRLPGGGGAFPPGPAMELPVPRPEAAAAPLAGEGASRDERSLEALSLAAGGGAVAGRSLPEGRQLPEGRRATLASALELEGTVLREGRLTQFVANNLERRIRLSGVPRGEPAAAAGGSSIPAIDPGALQDVVALAGQVAAQVDELLRNVHCGLQALTALSVGCIQTYRDGVESLGEAADLSIRAMYALVARCEELDRAMQPVPALAKRIRDMKGTLERLEGLCK, encoded by the exons ATGGTAGCACGGTCGGATCGGCTGCTAGGAGAACATGGCGGGGGAGTGAGAAGAGCAACCAGCAGCGCC CTGTGTTGTTACACGGGCTGGGCACGCCTCCTTCCGCCCTCCCGCCAATCGCCGTGCGAGGATGGCGGGAGCGGCGTGCCTCTCCGCCGGGCACCACCAATCTCAGCGAACCGGCGGCCGCTTTGGCCCCGCCCCGACCAATCGGAAGCGACACAAACACTTGTGGCTCCGCCCGCTTCCGCAGGCCGCCCAATCCGGGAAGACACAAACAACGGGCACGCCCCAGTTTCCTAGTCACGGGCTCGAAGTGCGAAGCGAACGGATGGGACGGGTGCTTCCCCTGCTGAGCACCGCCGGCCAATCCCGCGCAGCGCAAGCAGCATCGGCCACGCCCCCTCGAGACGCGCAGCCAATCGGAGGGGACGTAAACAGGCGGCGAAGCGCCTCCCCGGAGGTGGTGGC GCGTTCCCTCCCGGGCCTGCTATGGAGCTGCCGGTGCCGCGGCCTGAGGCCGCTGCCGCTCCCCTGGCCGGGGAAGGAGCGAGCCGGGACGAGCGCAGCTTGGAGGCGCTGAGCCTGGCCGCCGGCGGTGGAGCGGTGGCAGGGCGGTCGCTGCCGGAGGGGCGGCAGCTGCCGGAGGGGCGGCGGGCGACGCTGGCGAGCGCCCTGGAGCTGGAGGGGACGGTGCTGCGCGAGGGCCGGCTCACGCAATTCGTGGCCAACAACCTGGAGCGGCGGATCCGGCTGAGCGGCGTGCCGCGGGGCgagccggcggcggcggccgggggCAGCTCCATCCCCGCCATCGACCCCGGGGCGCTGCAGGACGTGGTGGCGCTGGCCGGGCAGGTGGCGGCGCAGGTGGACGAGCTGCTACGCAACGTGCACTGCGGGCTGCAGGCGCTGACGGCGCTCAGCGTCGGCTGCATCCAGACCTACCGCGACGGCGTGGAGAGCCTGGGGGAGGCGGCCGACCTCAGCATCCGCGCCATGTACGCGCTGGTGGCGCGCTGCGAGGAGCTGGACCGCGCCATGCAGCCCGTGCCCGCCCTGGCTAAGCGCATCCGCGACATGAAGGGCACGCTGGAGCGCCTCGAGGGGCTCTGCAAGTAG
- the PNRC1 gene encoding proline-rich nuclear receptor coactivator 1, protein MVTTTAPPPFLTRISAGTEDPRRLPSTLLQHLRRGDNNCENQPSCCLAGLGGSARPALKRVRRRKGKIRPGPAGLLPSRYQQFQQHRAGLGRRTPLGAHGPAELGTPIASAVSAAPGLVATPAEESLAPAPSRPAPSRPLRKEFLKNKMGKTEKAATPHGQPVHGLHLCEQPKINRQKSKCNVPLTKIASAKKIENFWQDSVPPEIIQKQEKKPLKNTENFRNAKSKKPITLTDANQKENYAGAKFSDPPSPSVLPKPPSHWVGGTAELSDQNRELMAVHLKTLLKVQV, encoded by the exons ATGGTCACCACCACGGCGCCGCCGCCCTTCCTGACTCGAATCTCGGCGGGCACCGAAGACCCCCGGCGGCTGCCCTCGACgctcctccagcacctcagGCGAGGGGACAACAACTGTGAGaaccagcccagctgctgcctggcaggtCTGGGGGGCAGCGCGCGGCCCGCGCTGAAGAGAGTGAGGCGGAGGAAGGGCAAGATCCGGCCGGGCCCCGCAGGGCTCCTGCCGAGCCGTTACCAGCAGTTCCAGCAGCACCGCGCCGGCCTGGGCAGAAGGACGCCGCTGGGAGCGCACGGCCCGGCCGAACTTGGCACTCCCATCGCCTCAGCTGTCTCTGCCGCTCCCGGCTTGGTGGCGACCCCCGCCGAAGAGTCCCTCGCACCCGCCCCCTCCAGACCCGCGCCCAGCAGACCCCTCAGGAAGGAG tttttaaagaacaaGATGGGAAAGACTGAGAAGGCTGCCACTCCCCACGGCCAACCCGTTCACGGTTTACATCTGTGTGAACAACCAAAGATTAACAGGCAGAAGAGTAAATGTAACGTGCCACTGACAAAGATCGCCTCGGCAAAAAAGATAGAGAACTTTTGGCAAGATTCGGTACCGCCAGAAATCATtcagaagcaggagaaaaagccacttaaaaacacagaaaacttcagaaatgccAAGTCCAAGAAACCCATCACCCTCACAGACGCgaaccaaaaagaaaactatgCTGGGGCAAAATTCAGCGACCCGCCATCTCCTAGTGTCCTTCCAAAGCCCCCCAGCCACTGGGTGGGGGGCACAGCTGAGCTTTCTGACCAAAACAGGGAGTTGATGGCAGTCCATTTGAAAACTCTCCTCAAAGTTCAGGTGTAG